Below is a genomic region from Ziziphus jujuba cultivar Dongzao chromosome 7, ASM3175591v1.
ATAACTTTGCAATGTTTAGGAGAGCCACATGCACATGCAGAGAAATGCACCAGCAAAAATACACCTAAATTCATAGACATtaatattttcgcaaaaccagCCTGCTCCAGTCTATGAACAGGCAATAACTCTCATAAAGATCAAGCATAACAAAATAAAGGAAGAGAAAAACTATGACAAGTCATTCAATAACAATATGCTCTTGAAAGGTAAAAATGAGGTACATAAATCAAATTTCACAAGATACATACCATCCCAAGCGTCAAAAAACTCTGCCTGTGGTGTAGTAAGCGGTAATGAACGTTCTGCATCTACATTATCCTCTCCATCTGTGTTACTTGCAATACTCATCGATTCCTGAGGATCAAAGAAATCTTCCCGCTCACTATCCCTTTTATCCCTTTCTGAAAACAATGCAACTTGATTCGTTGACTCAGCTTCAACGGCCAAACCGTTCCACTTGATACTGCCTCCTAGTTTCACTTTATTATAACCAGGCAGCCCATTACTGCTCCCAACTTTGCCATTACTGCTTTCAAGTACCACTTTACCATTTCCAAGTTTGCCATTGCTGCTGCTACAATCACTAACACCATTCACCCCATTTTCTTCGAAAGGTTCAGCCACTGTGAAAATAACAGAGTTGTTCTCCATTGAGTTGGAAACCTTGGTTTCTGTATCCTTTGCATACCCCTTGATATCTTCATTTTGGTCTTTTTGCTTTGACATTACATTGGCCTCGGAGAAACTCTTTTGAAGGCGTGGCCCTCGCCGCTTATGATTAATTATGTAAGGTGAAGGAGGAAACGAAGTTGGTGAATCAGGAAGTGGGGTTGCCTCAGGAGTAGCATAAAGTGCTGGCGTTATTGGAGGTCGACGAACTCTTTTTTCAGCAACTGATGCACTATTCCTCCTTTCCAGCTTAGAATTAGGAACAGGCTTTGCATTTGAAACAGACTTTGAGTAAGGAACAGACTTGTCAACAGATTTTGAACCTCCAGGTTCCAATAAGGTATCTAAAGCTAAAGCTGTAAATGTCGGCATGGCTCTGTATCATCAACATCCAATAAAAGCTACCTGTCAGTTTTATTGCTAATAAAGTGGTGAATCTTTAAGAGAAGGAAATAAATGTGTCAAAGCTATATCCTCATataatccatataatttaacaGCCGTCAAGATATTCCCGCATCAACGTTCTTTGAGttcaaccccaaaaaaaaaaaaaaaaaaaaaaaaatctaaatcgtAACAATTTCAAcaaccaaaaacaaattttacaatttttttcaaaataaataactaaatagaACCAGGAACAAAAGTCAATACATATATGAGCAAAAAAAATTGCAAGGAGAACAAATATCTCAAACATAACGGAACCAAATCTCCAATAGTCTTACCGCACCGTTTGGTAGCTGAAGAAAAAactcagaaaaataaagaaatgaataacAAAAACGTGCACACAGATTAGCCAAACAAACCTATTCGTCATAGCAACTAGGAGATCAAAACCAAACAATCTCAAC
It encodes:
- the LOC107424689 gene encoding uncharacterized protein LOC107424689, whose translation is MPTFTALALDTLLEPGGSKSVDKSVPYSKSVSNAKPVPNSKLERRNSASVAEKRVRRPPITPALYATPEATPLPDSPTSFPPSPYIINHKRRGPRLQKSFSEANVMSKQKDQNEDIKGYAKDTETKVSNSMENNSVIFTVAEPFEENGVNGVSDCSSSNGKLGNGKVVLESSNGKVGSSNGLPGYNKVKLGGSIKWNGLAVEAESTNQVALFSERDKRDSEREDFFDPQESMSIASNTDGEDNVDAERSLPLTTPQAEFFDAWDELSSESGQQSSLRDFEAELSEMRLSLLMEIEKRKQAEEALSEMRNQWQRIRQQLSLVGLTLPSDAAIIEAREQLDSDPAEELCRQVYVARFVSTSIGRSLARAELETKLEAQIESKNFEIARLWDKLHNYEAMNQEMVQRNQDVIEMARQERERRKRRQRWVWGSIATTLTLGTAALIWSYHSSGAGISANDSQLPQSDDAGK